A window of the ANME-2 cluster archaeon genome harbors these coding sequences:
- a CDS encoding DNA topoisomerase VI subunit B, with the protein MAVPIAEELAKKQRAISIAEFFEKNRQILGFDSAPRSLLTAVKEGVDNSLDACEEAGILPDIMVSIEDAGGDNVAIIIEDNGPGIVKEQIPSTFAKLLYGSRFHAIKQSRGQQGIGISAAVLYSQLTTGKPTRIISKIDRDKPAHYYELVINTSTNEPEILEDKVVDWDRPRGTRVEMEMKASYVKGRRQSVLEYLKSTAIVNTHARLTLVEPDGNTIIFERAVDTLPEPAKEILPHPEGIELGTLIKMLRYTDRQKLAPFLRYSFSRIGLLTAEEICKAAHLDPETDPRSIELEDAKKLLDAFTKVKIMAPPTDCLSPITESLIYKGLEKEFSVDFIATVSRSASVHTGHPFLVEAGISYGGSLGKEDRVHILRFANRVPLLYQQGGCAITHAVENIRWKNYSLNQPGGGLPTGPAVFVVHVASTHIPFTSESKDAVADVPEIMNEVELALKDVARKLKTFLSKQQHLSKRREKEEIIKKILPRIADKVSTILDRPTPDITPVVAKVMGNLLVYRSISHNGDGVQVNITVKNYSSASMAFKLHDTHKYPVRDADPEPKVISLGNDSDHIWRLDVKPGSSMNIRYNMPFVSDEEATSLPDLIVEGVDEGMVNGAKAVRGYVDE; encoded by the coding sequence GTGGCAGTACCAATAGCTGAAGAGCTTGCAAAAAAACAACGTGCCATAAGTATCGCAGAATTTTTTGAAAAGAACAGGCAGATACTGGGTTTTGATTCCGCACCCCGCAGCCTGCTAACCGCAGTCAAGGAAGGTGTGGACAATTCCCTTGACGCATGCGAAGAAGCAGGGATACTGCCTGACATCATGGTCAGCATAGAAGATGCTGGCGGCGATAATGTTGCAATTATAATAGAGGACAATGGTCCTGGCATAGTCAAGGAGCAAATACCCAGTACATTTGCCAAGCTCCTGTACGGCTCCCGCTTCCATGCCATCAAGCAGAGCAGGGGACAGCAGGGTATAGGCATATCAGCCGCAGTCCTGTACAGCCAGCTCACCACAGGTAAGCCCACACGCATCATATCCAAGATAGACCGGGACAAACCTGCCCATTATTATGAACTTGTCATAAATACCAGCACCAACGAGCCAGAGATACTTGAGGATAAAGTTGTGGACTGGGACAGACCCAGAGGCACCCGTGTTGAGATGGAGATGAAAGCTTCATACGTCAAGGGACGACGGCAGAGCGTGCTGGAATATTTAAAAAGTACAGCCATCGTCAACACCCATGCCAGGCTTACCCTGGTGGAACCGGACGGCAATACGATCATATTCGAGCGTGCAGTGGACACCCTGCCCGAACCGGCAAAGGAGATCCTGCCCCACCCAGAGGGAATCGAACTGGGCACGCTTATCAAGATGCTGCGCTACACCGACAGGCAGAAACTCGCCCCATTTTTAAGATACAGCTTTTCCCGGATCGGCCTCCTGACCGCAGAGGAAATATGCAAAGCTGCCCATCTTGACCCTGAAACCGATCCCCGGTCCATTGAACTGGAAGATGCAAAAAAACTCCTGGATGCCTTTACGAAAGTCAAGATCATGGCACCACCCACTGACTGTCTGTCCCCCATCACCGAGTCACTCATCTACAAGGGGCTTGAAAAAGAGTTCAGCGTGGATTTTATAGCTACTGTCAGCCGGTCAGCGTCGGTGCACACAGGCCATCCCTTCCTGGTAGAGGCAGGCATTTCCTATGGCGGCAGCCTTGGGAAAGAGGACAGGGTACACATATTAAGATTTGCCAACCGGGTGCCTCTGCTCTACCAGCAGGGCGGCTGTGCCATCACCCATGCAGTCGAGAACATCAGGTGGAAGAACTACTCCCTGAACCAGCCCGGCGGCGGTCTTCCCACAGGTCCTGCCGTGTTCGTAGTGCATGTCGCCTCCACTCATATACCATTCACTTCAGAGAGCAAGGATGCTGTGGCAGACGTCCCAGAGATCATGAACGAGGTCGAACTGGCACTAAAGGACGTGGCCCGCAAGCTCAAGACCTTCCTGTCAAAACAGCAGCATCTGTCCAAGCGCAGGGAAAAAGAAGAGATCATAAAGAAAATACTGCCCAGAATAGCTGACAAGGTATCCACAATACTAGACAGGCCAACCCCTGATATTACCCCGGTAGTGGCAAAGGTCATGGGCAACCTGCTGGTGTATCGCAGTATCTCACACAACGGGGACGGGGTGCAGGTGAATATCACTGTAAAGAACTACAGCAGCGCTTCAATGGCATTTAAACTGCACGATACACACAAGTATCCGGTAAGGGATGCAGATCCTGAACCAAAGGTCATATCACTGGGTAATGATAGCGATCATATCTGGAGACTTGACGTAAAACCTGGAAGCAGCATGAACATCAGGTACAACATGCCTTTCGTATCAGATGAAGAGGCCACCTCACTCCCAGACCTTATCGTGGAAGGTGTAGATGAAGGAATGGTCAACGGCGCCAAAGCCGTAAGGGGATATGTGGATGAATAA
- a CDS encoding DNA topoisomerase IV subunit A, which yields MWMNNLREERDKLAKEALLGIVGSFYKQFEDQAVPNIVLPTRTKANIEYNNNSEVWVYGNSTSTRSAKTVKGANQILKMSYTSEMLIKEHLENNRGSTLRELYYISENWDIAKFREQPESDRMIEDLEIITAMQREDFHMRPEEDGATMFGSIRLKETTKRGERIIHCRDDVGEGGYQIPFNVDNIEFLDHDAKFVVAIETGGMMARLIENGFDEDYNAVLVHLKGQPARSTRRILKRLSEELGLSVLVFTDGDPWSYRIFASVAYGAIKSAHLSEYLAAPAAQFIGVQPSDIVDYDLSTDKLTEQDIKALRSELSDPRFDSEYWKTQIKLQLDIGKKAEQQAFAGKGLDFVTQRYLPDRLTEMGII from the coding sequence ATGTGGATGAATAACCTGCGAGAGGAACGGGATAAACTGGCAAAGGAGGCCCTGCTGGGTATAGTGGGATCATTTTACAAGCAGTTTGAGGACCAGGCAGTACCCAATATCGTGCTGCCTACACGTACCAAGGCCAACATCGAGTATAATAATAACAGCGAAGTCTGGGTGTACGGCAACAGCACAAGCACGCGCAGTGCCAAAACAGTCAAGGGTGCAAACCAGATATTGAAAATGTCCTATACTTCAGAGATGCTCATAAAAGAGCACCTGGAGAACAACAGGGGTTCTACACTGAGGGAGCTGTATTACATTTCAGAGAACTGGGACATAGCCAAGTTCAGGGAACAGCCGGAAAGCGACCGCATGATAGAAGATTTGGAGATCATCACCGCAATGCAGAGGGAGGATTTCCACATGAGGCCCGAAGAGGACGGTGCCACCATGTTCGGGTCTATCAGGCTCAAGGAGACCACAAAGCGGGGCGAGCGCATCATCCACTGCCGGGACGATGTGGGTGAGGGCGGCTACCAGATACCCTTCAATGTTGACAATATCGAGTTCCTTGACCACGATGCCAAATTTGTGGTAGCCATTGAGACCGGCGGTATGATGGCCAGGCTTATCGAGAACGGGTTTGATGAAGATTATAATGCCGTACTGGTGCACCTTAAAGGGCAGCCTGCCCGAAGCACACGACGCATCCTGAAACGGCTTAGTGAGGAACTGGGCCTGTCTGTACTGGTATTCACTGATGGCGACCCCTGGAGTTACAGGATATTTGCCAGCGTTGCATACGGTGCCATCAAGAGCGCACACCTGTCCGAGTACCTGGCTGCTCCGGCAGCGCAGTTCATAGGCGTGCAGCCAAGTGACATAGTTGATTACGATCTGTCCACTGACAAGCTTACAGAACAGGATATAAAGGCACTGCGAAGCGAACTGTCAGACCCAAGGTTCGATTCCGAATACTGGAAGACCCAGATAAAACTCCAGCTTGATATCGGCAAGAAGGCAGAACAGCAGGCTTTTGCAGGCAAGGGCCTGGATTTCGTGACCCAGCGGTACCTACCCGACCGGCTAACCGAAATGGGTATAATTTGA
- a CDS encoding Lrp/AsnC family transcriptional regulator — translation MVIGVIMVNVVPGQEKAAYNQLMNVNGIKEIYHVFGEYDFIVISEVEGLSTLNKLVDTIRESENVTATQTVVGAEL, via the coding sequence ATGGTAATAGGTGTGATAATGGTCAATGTTGTACCAGGCCAGGAGAAGGCTGCATACAACCAACTTATGAATGTCAATGGCATCAAGGAAATATACCACGTGTTCGGTGAATATGATTTTATAGTCATCAGCGAAGTAGAAGGCTTGAGTACATTGAACAAACTGGTAGATACAATACGTGAGAGCGAGAACGTCACCGCCACCCAGACAGTCGTAGGCGCAGAACTTTGA
- a CDS encoding type II toxin-antitoxin system RelE/ParE family toxin, translating to MIFQIIWSESAAKKLKKLDKTVAKRIFKKVSELSENPYHSDVTKMVGDPYFRLRIGDYRFIFNIQNDMLRMLILNVGHRKNVYIK from the coding sequence ATGATATTTCAAATAATATGGTCAGAATCAGCAGCAAAGAAACTTAAAAAATTAGATAAAACCGTTGCAAAACGAATTTTCAAAAAAGTTTCAGAACTTAGCGAAAATCCATATCATTCTGACGTAACAAAAATGGTAGGAGATCCTTATTTTCGACTACGCATTGGTGATTATCGTTTCATTTTTAATATACAGAATGACATGCTTCGAATGCTTATTCTTAATGTAGGTCATCGAAAGAATGTCTATATAAAATAA
- a CDS encoding C_GCAxxG_C_C family protein — MNADTLPENLCSSVFICGLIRFTNTNCNGLGKRTPEAIQSATEGLSNEQTDLPQLPISCASEVAKKMGASDEEMVMVAGFAGGLGLSGNACGALSATIWMNTLAWCRKHPEKSANLNPNATNTLKAFYGATDSEILCHKICGQCFKTIDDHTEFIKNGGCDKLINVLARL; from the coding sequence ATGAACGCGGATACGCTGCCTGAAAATCTGTGTTCATCTGTGTTTATCTGTGGTTTAATTAGATTCACCAACACAAATTGTAACGGTCTCGGAAAAAGGACTCCGGAAGCGATCCAATCAGCAACTGAAGGATTATCCAACGAACAAACTGATCTACCTCAACTGCCTATAAGTTGCGCTTCTGAAGTCGCCAAAAAAATGGGAGCTAGTGATGAAGAAATGGTTATGGTTGCCGGATTTGCCGGAGGTCTTGGTTTGAGCGGTAATGCTTGTGGCGCGCTGAGTGCTACGATATGGATGAACACTCTCGCTTGGTGTAGAAAACATCCTGAGAAATCCGCAAATCTTAATCCAAACGCGACAAACACATTAAAAGCATTCTATGGTGCGACCGATTCTGAAATTCTATGTCATAAAATATGTGGACAGTGTTTTAAGACAATAGACGATCATACGGAATTTATAAAAAACGGTGGCTGCGATAAACTGATTAATGTACTCGCGCGATTATAA